DNA sequence from the Rattus rattus isolate New Zealand chromosome 2, Rrattus_CSIRO_v1, whole genome shotgun sequence genome:
tgattTAAGTACAAGACAAAGTAAATTGGTTCATTACAGTTGGCTATCTCAATCCTCTCAGTAatgaacagaacaagaagagagACAACAGCAAGGACTTTCAACCTCCAGAGTAGTGCATGAGGGCCACACACAATGACAGGACACAGGGACATTATGAGGTCTctattagggggttggggatttagctcagtggtagagcgcttgcctagcaagcacaaggcccagggtttgatccccagctccggaaaaaaaaaaaaagaaaaaaaaagaggtctctATGAACTTTTACCCCATGCTCGGCCATAAAATAAGTCTCAACACAATTAAAAGGGTATAagtgataatatatatatataatatatatatatatatatatatatagagagagagagagagagagagagagagagttgcagaATTAAAGCCAATTGTAAGCACCAGCACTTATATACTGAGCCAGGATACCCTGATATGAGATATGAGTGACATATAAAAACGAGACAAGGATGGAGGGGTCTCAGAAAGACTGAGGATGAGACAAGTTTACTACAAACAATCAGATTTTGTATACCCCTATAAGGAACAGAGTATAACGGCAGTTGTCAGGAAGAATATAATTGTAGTTGTCAGGATACACTGTTTGCAAGCTATACAGAGTATACAACATTAATGTCTCACAGTAATTGTCCTGTTGAGACTTTTAGGGACAGAGTCTGAATGCTTCACTGCCTGTGGaaatgcctcagtttctcaggaactgaaaggcaCATGGTTCTCCAGGAGCAACAGACTCCAAAGAAGGTGGACCAAGCCAAATCCATGACTCTTTGCAATCAATAACAGTGCCAGCTGGGAAATgcctaaatatttagaatttaagTACTGCCTTCCTAAGCCACACAACAAATAAATCAGCAGGGGTGTTAATGAGCATGGGGGCAGAACAATGTGTGAAGCAGTAGTTGGGGTAGTTGGTAGGGCTGCTCCTCTGCAGTAAAGAAAGCAGTGCAGGCCATCCCCAATGTCAGAGTCACTCCAGGAGCAGCAGGGAGTCTCTCAGGAGCTGAGCAGGAGTTAGGGATGCTTAGGCTTCAGTTCTGAGTCTCTTTCTGTCAATGGCTGTAGGTGGTGGTAAATACCAGCAGAAACCCCATTCACTGTTGCTGAGGGTGAAGAGTAAAACCCCAATAAAAATTTTGCTACAAAACTCAGTGAACCACACCCTGAGACCCCACAAAGCCATTCACAGTCACTAGGAGGAAAGAAAAGCCCAGAAGAGGATTTATACAATTATGTATGGAAGCTGGATAATAAAGTGTGCTGCAGCCTTAGAACAGCGctcactaaaataaaaaagagcaaagtACTTGTTACACGGACATGAGAACTggaatgaatctttaaaatactGTTCTGTAGCTGGAAAGATGCTTCAGCAGTAAGGAACACTTATTGCAGGGTTTGGACCATGAGAGGTCAGCCACAGAGACCCTGAAGGACAATAGGACCTTAGCCTGCTCCCAGCACAAGGCCCCTGTCACATAGCCATAGACCCCCCATAGATTTGAGGCCATCAGTCACATATGGGCACCACCTGATCCCTTCCACagtagatgaggcatccctaacatctcagaccaagacaataggaaaagagaaatggCCAGAGTCAAGTAGGCttaaaacagagttctccatgctaatgagttaCCTAGAGGTGCAGAGAGTGTGCCAATAAGTTTCCCTACCCAGactttcctccctgcaaaaggtatttaatctcagtccCACCCTGAGAAATGGGATATGGTTTTGTACATACATTTTTCACCATGTTAATAATCAACTGTTTGGAACCATGGTCTGCCTCTTTTCATCCAGGtccaccatggggagccatggagaaggccttttcCTACAGAGCCACAGCCTAGCCTCTGGTAGAAGGCTTCTCTACATTGCCAGCCACAATTGTCACCAAGCAAAGTtccatcaagccaaggactcgACCCAGTGTGACCAGCCAGAGCTCTCGTCCCCGATAACTCCTCCCTGGGctaaacccatcccatgggcccCCACtttattctcagctcttcctcgaCCCCCAGTGACACATGGATGTTCAAGAGCCTAATTACCCCATAGTCCCGACTTCATTGTAGGCTAAGGAACTGTTGAGCCAGCTCCAGCTTTCCCACATCGCAGAGTGTACTTTCACACCCCCAGGTGGTGTCTCGGCACCTTCATACTGCTCAAACCCCATCCTATATAAGTGCACTCAAACTCCCCATGTCCCACTTCCCCAAGTGGCCGTGCCCTATGATGGAGCAGATGTGGGCCCACAATCCTATGACACACTGCTCATGCAGATGGATTGGGTTCTAGTCCCACAACCATCGGTTGGATTAGAGCCATCTGTCACTtcattccaggggatccaatacaaTCTCCTGTCCAAGGGCACCAGGGATGCTtgtggtgtgcatacatacacccagtcaaaacattcatacatataaataaaatttgaaaataaaaaccactgTGCTATGAAAGAGGACACATGTCAGAATGTGAGTTGCATGATGCCTTGTGTACAAAGTTCTATAACACACAAAACTGACCTGCAGCTGAAATATCAGGACAGCAATGATTACCAGAAATGGCACTGGTGACCTCAGACCCAATAACAGCCCtggataaaaacattaaaaactactATCTCCACTCTCTGTGGAGACTTGCATTTCATAGCTGTGCAAATTTGCCAAAACTCAGGAAATGATATTCTGACTCACACATTTCACtgtctgaatttttttccttaagaatcCCAGGCCAGAAAAATCTATAAACAAATGATTGCCTCTGATATGCATGTGGAACTATTTAAGGGAGAGTGAATTAATGTTTGCAGCTTGTTTTGAGAAGAGTGAAATAGAAGGgcacatagataaataaattaggAAGTGGATATAGACCACAAATTCAAAAGAAGAGCAGTAGAGACAAGCTCTCTGACTAAATCCTATCCAATCCACTCTGCTTGCACTCTTTCAGTAAGGCACTGTGGACATTAAACCCTGGATACAGGGTAGAAAACACATCTCAAGGCCACATACGTAGGGTCCCTGAGATGTCTCcacagataaaggtgcttgctgccaagcttcaCAACCTACATTAACTTCTAACAGCCCCCTTAGTAGAAAAAGAGCTGGTTTCTGTAGCCTGATCTCTGATGAACATGAATGCTATGGCATTGACAGGTACGGTTATGTGCTTGTAGTCTGAGTGGAGGGTATTCGGTCATTCACAGAGGCTTCCAAGTATCATGAGTAGGCCCTTGAGGAGAGAAAACAATAATGACGTGGCACAGAGTTGGTCAAAACAATAGACTCTAACAAGTGTTTTGGAACAAGCAAAAAAATCAAGGTCTTCAAAAAGCAGCTACACCAGCAGATTCAGAGGTGAAGAATCACAGATGCAGGTGTGCATTTGGAGGTTGCTGGCAACAGCATCAAACAACACAGGGTTTATCATAGCCTAGAGGAAACTgtgtggaggagggaagagagtcTAGGAGGATGCTGTGgcattcagaggccagagggagaCTGACCTCCTACTCATGAGGCTGAAGCTTCTGTTCAAACCAAGAAAGGGATGGCATCCTCCACTATGATGGCAAAGCATCCCAACTGGAGAGGAACAGGTGAGTCAACCCATACCTCCCTAGGCATTGCTGCTATGAGAATCATATTGgttattctctctcctctcagaggTGTAAGGACCATGGTGCCACCGGACACAGTTCTCAATCCAAGCTAAAAGGAATTCATCGAATATTGGGGTATGGGTAATTTTCTCCAATGCATGATACCAAAAAATTCTCAATCAGAGATAGCTATCCAGTATATAAACACACAGTCTGCCTCAAACCTAGATGGCCACACTTCCAAAAGGAAATGGCCAGTGGCTCCTCCAAGGAAAGCACACTATATGGACATCTATCACATAAATTACCTTCCTGATCTCTGCCTTGACATCAGATTCTCAGTCATGCATTCCAACTACTTCATCAACAGCTGGATCTAGTCACGTTGGTGCCTTCTGACTCCTCAATGGACATACACAAATAACTTTCTGAGGGCTACTTTgacatccttgttcctcagagAATAAATGACAGGGTTCAGGGTAGGGCTGACTGCTGTGTACAATAAGGCAACCACCTTGCCATTCTCCAAGGAGGATCCAGAACCAGGCTGCAAATAGGTGTAGATGACAGTGGAGTAGTACAGGATGACCACCACCAGGTGGGCAGAGCAGGTGGAGAAGGCACGCTTCTTGCCCTCTGTGGAGCGGATGCGCAAGATACTGGCAATGATGAAGCTGTAGGATATCATAGTCAACAGAAAGTTGACCACACCAAAATAAACATCTGCGATGACAATCATGATGTTGTTGAGGGTGGTTGGGCTGCAAGACAGAAGCAGCAGTGTTGGAACTTCACATAGAAAGTGACGAATTTGGTTGGGGCCGCAGAAATTGAGTTGTGCCATCAGGCCAGTGTGCACAGATGTGCTGGCTGCACTGATCACCCACACACTGCCAGCCAGCAGGACACAGATGGGCCAGCTCATCAGCATGCTGTAGTGAAGTGGGcggcagatggccacatagcggtcataggccatggcagtgagcagcagcagctcagcccCTAGAAACCAGGTCAGGAAGAAGAGTTGGGTCATGCATCCCTTATAAGAGATGTGGCTGCTTTTACATACCAGACCATCCAGAAGCTTGGGAAGAACAGTGGATGTGCAGACAATGTCCAAAAAAGCCAGGTTtgcaaggaagaaatacatgggagTGTGAAGACTTGGGTTGAGGCTGATAGCTATGATGATGAGGGTGTTTCCTGCAAGAGCCAGGATgtaaagaagcaagaaaaagacCAAGAAGAGAGCCTCAAGCTCAGGATCCCCAGAGAGTCCCTGCAGGACAAACTCTACCACAGTTGTATAGTTGTTTATTGCCATTTAGAGTGAGTCCTAGGGGATACTGGCTGTTACACAGCTGAGGATGATCAAGAAGACACAGGGTGTTGGGTAGCCATCATTTCACACAGGATCCAGCCAGCTGTGAGTAGGAGTGCTTGTCATGGGCACTGTTGCTGTAAGAATGATGATATCATCTATCAACATAGTGTGACAGTGTGAGCATGAACTCTTCACTCTGCACACAAAGGACCCAGAAAAGAGGACACCCCTGCCAATAATGGGCATTACCTTCTACAGCCTCTATTTGCTTTAACATGGAACATGTCCTATGGTACCCTGAGAACTAGAGCTTCTCTAACCATGTATGATGGCCTGTTAAGGTGTACCAAGGGGAAATCatttaccaggaaaaaaaatttgtACCTAGAAAGGATCAGCCTTATCAATAGGTAGGCCAGGCTTCTCAGAGTCAGGCAGAAAAACAGTTCTAGGGAGTATTCTTGGGGGTCTGTATGGGTTTAGAACATGGAGCTGTTACAGAATAGCATGCAGATGGTACAGATGGCCCTGGCTCTTTGTGGAATGAATATATCACTTTTGTAAACACTACAATTGTCTATTTCTACATTATCACTCTAAGTCACTCCCTGTGTATGATAAACCCAGTGAGGCCAACAAGTATCTCTCACTTCCCTGAGAAGGCTTCTACCTGAGGGAGGAAATATCAggctctgccaaggctggaaacaACATGAAAGACATGGACCCAGCATCAAGCCAGACACCAAATGTCTAGGCTATCATTCCTACCGAGCTTCAAGTTTGTCTTCCCTTCACctgatacacatatatatctctaATCATCCAGGACTATCCAAGCATATGTGCCTCTCAGGCAGAGAATGTGGACCGATCAGCATGCAGAGAAAGAACTCTGCTCACTTCTGTGGTCTGATGGGAGTGAGCATCCTGGAGACTCCATGAGTGAGATGTTGAATATATGAGAATAAAGAACTTACAGAGTATGTGCTGAACAAGGAAGACATTCTTCCCCTGTGAGTGCACAGATAAAGGCCTTTGTCCTACAGTGTGAACATGAGAGCAAGGCCTGAGCTTTTGATAGTctcatctcctcccactgagAGTTAAGTTACGTATAGAGCCTTCAGGACCCATCCTTGTCTCCACAAAAGCAAAAATGGATCTGTCAGCATTCCCTGCAGATACCCAAGGGCCTCATACAGAAGGCAGGGCTTCACAACTGAACTTCCAAATTCTCTCTGTCTACATCTCAGCCTTAGAACTCATCTGCCTCTAACTCTTCAGACCACaagctctgagctctgaacaCTGTACCAAATTCACAGGAATCAATCATGCTTCTCTAGAGATCCAGATCTGCCTCTGAGCCAAGCTGGAGGGCAAGATTTCTATTCACATGGATCAACTGCCCAGATATGTCATAAAAACAGGCCTATAGAGCCAtgtatttaaaaacttaaactgAAGCTATGAatcaaagtgtttttttttcatttttatatactgAAATAGAtaagaataaaaccaaatctCTTTTGAGAATCATCCCTCcctcacagaagacagacagagagagagagacagagacagagacagagacggagacagagaggagggagaagatgggTATCCAAAAGGAAGAAGTGAATAGAGAGAGGAAGGGCAACTCACCTTTAAGGAGAAGCTGTCCTGGGATGCCCATCTAAGCCCAAGATGTCTACATGTCATGGAGAATGTACAGTACAGTCACAAAGTTAGAGCCCTGTgtctcttttgtttgttattgaCCTTAAAGTGAGATCTGCCCCATGGGGTGGACAATGAGATTGCTAGGGAGTGGTCCTCAGAGAGCAATTACCCAAAGTGAGGTAAACAGGAGTCCCTGTGGGCCATGGTCCCCAAGTTGAGACACCAAGAACCTAAGGCCTGAAGACATGCGCACAGCTCTAGGACACTGAACCCAGCCCCTGTTGtgactgcttctctgaggatgcccTCAAGGCAGCTTGGTTGAGAGTCATGCACCCTTGAACCCTGTAggaagatatatttctttttaacaaaCTGGTCCTAAGCATAGTCTATGAGTTTCCTTCATCTCATTTTATCGTTACATCATTACATCATCTTGTTGTGGCATAGTACTATCAATACACAAACACTGATCAGTTACTTCATCACTAGTGGGGACAAAAAGTATGGAACACTCTCATGCATTGCCTCAGGAGTGCATAGTCACTGTAGTAAATCATAATTGAGATTGAACCTGAATGGATGCAACTTTTCACTGCACTTTCAAATATTCCCTTGAGGACAAAGTGTGTGGAGACTGCGGGGGTGAATATCAGCAGCAGTGTACATGACTTGAAGTCCACCATGTTCTGTGGCATGAGCCCTTAGCAGCAGATTGGCTTGCCTGCGTAGCCAGAAGACTCCCAGCAGGGGTGAACCATCTCTTGGAGTCACGGACACTGCAGAAAGTAACCCATTCAGAAGCAGTCATTACAGGAACCAAAAGGAGCTGAAATATAATCCAAACTCCTCAAAACCAAATGATCTCTGGCCTTATGTTCCAAACCCTCCAATGTCCTTGAACTCTGTCAATATACACATTCTCAATCTCTCCCAAAATGTCACCCAATTAACAGATCAACAAATGCAACACTTGTAGAACAACTCAAGATCTGAGCAATTCCTAGAGCACATTAAGATAAGATAAGAGCTTCAATAACATTTGATCATTCTAGTCAATTTGACGTAAAGGGACAAAATTGAATGATAAAGCTAATAagtatatacatggaagttgaacaatactctactcaatgatgacctggtcaagaaagaaatgaaaaacttcttagaatttaatgaaaatgaaggtacaacatacccaaacttatgggacacaatgaaagctgtgctaagaggaaaactcatagctctgagtgcctgcagaaagaaacaagagagagcatatgtcaacatcttgacagcacacctaaaatctctagaacaaaaagaaacaaatacacccaggaggagtagaaggcaggaaataatcaaactcagagctgaaatcaaccaagtagaaacaaaaaggaccatagaaagaatcaacagaaccaaaagttggttctttgagaaaatcaacaagatagataaacccttagccagactaacgaaaggacacagagaatgtgtccaaattaacataatcagaaatgaaaagggagacaactacagaagcagaggaaattcaaaaaatcatcagatcctactacaaaagcctatattcaacaaaatttgaatatctgcaggaaatggacaatttcctagacaggtaccaggtacccaagttaaatcaggaacagataaaccagttaaacagccccaaaattcctaaagaaatagaagcggtCAATAAAGGTCTCCCAatgaaaaagagcccaggtccagatgggttttaTGCAGAATTCTGTCACacgttcatagaagacctcataccagtactatccaaactattccacaaaattgaaacagatggagcactaccaattccttctacgggttaagccacaattactcttatacctaaaccacaataaagacccaacaaagaaagagaacttcagaccaatttcccttatgaatatcgacacaaaagtactcaataaaattctggcaaaccaaatccaagagcacatcaaaacaatcatccaccatgatcaagtaggcttcatcccaggcatgcagggatggtttaatatatggaaaaccatcaacgtgatccattatataaacaaactgaaagaacaaaaccacatgatcatttcattagatgctgagaaagcatttgacaaaattcaaccccccttcatgataaaagtcctggaaagaatagcaattcaaggcccatacctaaacatagtaaaagccatatacagcaaaccagtcgctaacattaaactaaatggagagaaacttgaagcaatcccactaaaatcagggactagacaaggctgcctactctctccctacttattcaatatagttcttgaagttctagccagagcaatcagacaacaaaaggaggtcaaggggatacagattggaaaagaagaagtcaaaatatcactatttgcagatgatatgatagtatatttaagtgatcccaaaagttccaccagagaactactaaagctgataaacaacttcagcaaagtggctgggtataaaattaactcaaacaaatcagtagccttcctctacacaaaagagaaacaagccgagaaagaaattagggaaaggacacccttcataatagtcccaaataatataaagtactctgtgacttttaaccaagcaagtaaaagatctgtacaataagaacttcaagactctgaagaaagaaattgaagaagacctcagaagatggaaagatctcccatgctcatggattggcaggattaatacagtaaatgtGGCCATTCTACcgaaaacgatctacagattcagtgcaatccccatcaaaataccaatccaattcttcaaagagttagacagaacaatttgcaaattcatctgaataacaaaacccaggatagctaaaactatcctcaacaataaaaggacttcaggggaatcactatccctgaactcaagcagtattacagagcaatagggataaaactgcatggtattggtacagagacagacagatagaccaatggaatagaattgaagacccagaaatgaacccacacacctatggtcacttgatttttgacaaaggagccaaatccatccaatggaaaaaagatagcattttcagcaaatggtgctggttcaactggaggtcagcatgtagaagaatgcagatcgatccatgcttatcaacctg
Encoded proteins:
- the LOC116893857 gene encoding olfactory receptor 13A1-like — encoded protein: MAINNYTTVVEFVLQGLSGDPELEALFLVFFLLLYILALAGNTLIIIAISLNPSLHTPMYFFLANLAFLDIVCTSTVLPKLLDGLVCKSSHISYKGCMTQLFFLTWFLGAELLLLTAMAYDRYVAICRPLHYSMLMSWPICVLLAGSVWVISAASTSVHTGLMAQLNFCGPNQIRHFLCEVPTLLLLSCSPTTLNNIMIVIADVYFGVVNFLLTMISYSFIIASILRIRSTEGKKRAFSTCSAHLVVVILYYSTVIYTYLQPGSGSSLENGKVVALLYTAVSPTLNPVIYSLRNKDVKVALRKLFVYVH